From the Vulpes lagopus strain Blue_001 chromosome 15, ASM1834538v1, whole genome shotgun sequence genome, one window contains:
- the LOC121476178 gene encoding olfactory receptor 2AT4-like codes for MYLFYSFPCSEAFILVVMAYDRYVAICPPLHYPVLMTPQTNATLAACAWLTALLPPIPAVVQTSHLAFDSAAHIYHCFCDYLAMVQASCSMPETLMGFCIAMVVSFLPLLLVLLSYAHILALVFRISSREGHSKAFSTCSSHLLVVGTYYSSIAIAYVAYRADLPLDFHIMGNMVYAILTPVLNCLIYMLRNKDVKVAITRMTCPQDPGHSGDS; via the coding sequence ATGTACCTCTTCTACAGCTTCCCCTGTTCTGAAGCCTTCATCCTGGTGgtcatggcctatgaccgctatgtggctATCTGCCCCCCACTGCACTACCCTGTCCTCATGACCCCACAGACCAATGCTACACTGGCAGCCTGTGCCTGGCTCACTGCCCTCCTCCCGCCCATCCCAGCAGTGGTGCAGACTTCCCACTTGGCTTTTGACAGCGCTGCTCACATCTATCACTGCTTCTGTGACTACTTGGCCATGGTCCAGGCCTCCTGCTCCATGCCCGAGACCCTCATGGGCTTCTGCATTGCCATGGTGGTAtccttcctgccccttctcctggTGCTTCTCTCCTATGCCCACATCCTGGCCTTGGTGTTTCGCATCAGCTCCCGAGAAGGACATTCAAAAGCCTTCTCCACCTGTAGCTCCCACCTCCTGGTGGTTGGCACATACTACTCATCCATTGCCATAGCCTATGTGGCCTACAGGGCTGACCTGCCCCTTGATTTCCACATCATGGGCAATATGGTATATGCTATTCTCACACCTGTCCTCAACTGTCTCATCTACATGCTGAGGAACAAGGATGTCAAAGTAGCCATCACTAGAATGACAtgtccccaggacccagggcatTCTGGGGACTCTTGA